The DNA window ATggttgcagaataaaagttcagtatAGAGAGTgactcagacattacttttctgaaaaatacatgcatattgcgagtgttttaaaaattatttgatttattaagCTTTTGgggcgagctggtagttttttatctgggtcagagttcgacccctttctttatttatcgttacattgaaattaatgttaaaacgggcttggtcccTGTGGGTAAAATCACGAACTTACGCACGTATCTATGGGAACGTATCTGACATCATATCTGCACAATACAATATTATGACAACATggacttatttatgtcaacatgcaagatatttatgtcaacatgcgagataaatatgttcacatgcaaaaaatgtatgtcaattatgattattataatgacatgcgacttatttatgtcaaaGTGCGAGATAAATTATTTACGAGCAAGTTATTCATGCGAAATAACATGCATGTTGACATTGAtttcttgcatgttaacattatcaaaattatcgagaaaattaactcgtaataacgagatcttttctaatattttatatgtggccctattcgtctttcgtagttTCATTATGCCTCAAATGTGGGTATTTTTCTAGCGcttaatcaaaattataaataccatttaacattttttttctattggcTACAAGtaattgtgtttgaaatatgcttgctcttttaaaattatctccTTTCCTCTAAATTCGTTTCAAATCGAACGGGCGGGGTAATTTTTTGTACACTGAAGAACATTACATTTGCGAAGATTTAACATTTGTTACATTAGCTGTCCATTTGCATCGTAGATAGGCGACAAGGGATGTTTAATGGTGCATTTATAAACGTTTCTTGTTTAAGTTAAGTAGGAAGGTTAACAATCTGAATAAATAGAGGAAATGGATTTAAATCTCGGCACATGGTCCATTGAATAGTTTGATTGCACTAGTTATTAGATATTTTGGTCTTTAATTTCCCTTGTGAATAGCTCTATTGAACAGTTTACCTACTTCCAATTACTTAGAGGTAACATAAATTTACCTGCGCCCCGTCAAGACCAAATTCATTAGATCCCCACATCCCGAGCAATCCCCGGAGAAGAAAGAAGAGAATGATAAAGTATTTATAAGGAATTGTAGAAGAATCAGGTAAGACCTTGATGTATtatatttcacagtaaatacGCTATTCTTTATTGAATCTGGTTTTAGGGATAGGGTGTTTTAATAACTTTATTATTGAATGTTGATATTTGTATATCAATATTTAGCTTGCAGCCTCTGGGTTTGAATGTTAAAAACAACACCAAACAGTTGCTGCCACGCTTGCTTTATATCATAGAAAATAAGGGAAATATAAGCtaaaaatgctataaatgtatacatattGTGATTAAACTTATCTTTTTTCTGATCAACCTTAACGCGCATCATGAGATATGACCTAGCCCCGATATATAAAAGACTTTGTGTAAATATGAACAAGGTAGATATTCGTCACACACGCGTGCAAAGGTAGGTACAGGTGTCTCATGTTgtctatttaaattaaaatatagtatTGCTTTTGATCTGTTCGCTCTAATGGGGCGTACAGATTTGGTAAACTTGAACTTTTCTGGTATATTTAcgtatttatgaagattttgGCTATTTAATAATTCGAATTGGACACGCTTGACAAGACCGCGAACAATGTTGACATTTTCTATACGAGGTACAGGTGACAGAGTTGAAAACACAATAAATATTCCCCGCTATGGATTCTGACAAGGTGTATGAAGGACACAGTACGTAGCCTGCAGCTGACGAGCAATGTACTGTATTTGTTCCTATGCCTCTTTGCAAAAGAAAGGAAGACGAGTCAaataagaccccccccccttttttttttaaattttatttacaaacctGCTATACTTCGGTTTTCATGTAAGAATAGCTGTTTGTTTACATGAACAATGCTTAGATGTGACAAGAACTCCGCTTTCCTTTAGTTATTTATAATCAGTCATACAATCATCTCCTCAGGAAATTCGATTTACTGTCAACGTTCTTAAAATATACTACCCCGTTATAAACATTGACACACGGAACTTAAATGGGCCTAACAACCAGCTTAGTTTGATAACATCCTTGTTTATCCTTAGTTTGATTAGTTAGAATGTCCACAAACACCGACTCCACGTGTAGAATAACAAATATCAAAGAGAATATGGTTCATCTCATTTGTCAATTTCCGTAAGTTTTTACCATTATaatcaaatttcaaaagttTACATGGTTATCATTGGTTATAGGCACAATGTCAGCTTTTTTCATATGATTGTATGAATTACAGCTttgataaagatgttttacaattattttcatACCGATTTATTGAACACATGTTAGTGACTGATTTTTATTCGTTGGTAAGCCGTTAGTGTGAAAATCTTAAACACTTATATATAGCCTACAAATTATCATCGGTGTGTTAATATCGGGTGTGTATGTTGCAATCAGAAGAAGAGGATTTCGACTCCATGATACCtcgtttcatatattttaagtttatgATGTCAAATACTAAATTTTGAACCTATTTTTGTACAAGATACACAATCGTAAAGAACTACAACATTGCAATTCAAAATTAGATTTCTTAACtggcttgttttttttttaaatggcatTATCATTCTCAAAtatctttttcatttcaataaaataataagtGTTAAATCTAAAGGATATAAGCcaaaaactgtccattctgtgagAGAAAGAACTGATCGAGGCCCGTAGCGCTTTGATTAGTTCTTTCTCTCACGTAATGGACAGTATGAGGCTGATATCCAACTGAAAACATTAccttcttttaatttaaaaatagacAGTAATAGGCAAACCTGTTCATattgctgataaatatatttttaaactttgaacgatAAAACCAGTCTTGCATATAACTTTCTGTTGTTCACTTAATGTGCAGTTTCAGGTATGTGCAAGGGATTTATAAAGATGTACTGTGAAAATTTCACATTCATTCACTCTTCTACTAAGCAACATATCTCATCCTTTATTTCGGACagcattatttaaggatgtaaaaGAGCTACTGCATATATTTACACTGTATTCTGTATTAATTGATACCGGTATTCTGGATGTGGAGGGTGGGAATGTTGTGCCAAATTTAGATGTGACTTACTAAATCATTTGATGAAATGATTAAGAcaactaaaacaaaaaatgcaTTGACCGGCTCAGATGCAGAAATTTTTCCAGGAGTGTGGAGGAGGTAGGCGGTCAAGGTTTAATTTAATGAACTTTTTCCAGGGAGAATATTGTCTGGATGTAAAGAATATGGTTTTTCCTATAGTGCAGAGAAATTTGTCTCAGTCTACGTTCTGATCATATCTGGTGTGTTTTGTGGTTACAAGTGATTAATATGATATAGGGGATTAATGTTGATTCGTGATTCTGAAAAATAGAGTAGATACATATTATACTGGAtaatatttactaattattagTGTTTCTTCGCTGTTCCATGGCAGTACATGTACCCGTCTCATTCtcaatgtgttaaaatttaatttgtttctttattaGCAAATGCCTTTCTTTTTGTTTCCAACTTACTTGTAGCCATCCAATAAGAGTTTTACCTGTCTCTGtccattatttttaagaactgATAGTTTTCTTTCCTTTATTTTCAAGCATGGACACTAACAGGTAACTTATTGTattggttttttaaattaagaagtattttatcttGTATGTGAAAGCCAAAAAGAACCGATTATGAAACAAAActgttttaattcaaaatcatcatttcCCTAGCCTCTGTTTTGATTGCAAAGTTATACCAAAATTTGCTGTACTTCACGCATGAATGACTTGAGACAATAGACGAAATAGATAAGCTGGAGAAGCCCCAactgaggggggggggtatacacaACTGCCCTTTATAAATGGGTGATTTGACACCTAATTACTCGTACAATATAATTTGGCAAATAACAAATGAATTATCTCCTTGAAATTAGTAATGGTGCATGCATGGTTATCATTCAGACATCGTAACGGTTATCTATAACTAGAATTAAAagaaagaatatatattatgggcacattttgaaaaatttacacTGAGATACCTAAAACTACGTTTAAACTAATGACACCAACTACCAAAAACTTAGATGTGAAGTTGTCCTATTCTTTTATACCTCTTTAAGCAATTGCAAGATTAAGCAGAATTTCCTCTGATTCCAAAAGAATCGTAACTCTCCTTGAAGGATGCAGAAACttaattcattataaaatattgttatgcagatttttaagcaaatatatttttaacaagcTTAAAACAGGTCTAACTATCtaaattttcatggataaaaAGGGTTCGAAAATTCGGTTACGGTTACAAGTTATATAGCCACAATGATTCAATATTGGAAAGCACATAAagtcaaaatgaaattaaggtttttaaattgtttatactttaaaaatacacaGACCAATGTCATGACTGTTTTGAGAGATATATGCAATTCCTTTTGAGAATGAGAAGAAAAAGTAAAAcagattgaaaatattttaaaaatcatttgactCATGTGAGTGCAAAAGCAAAGTTGTAACCTTTTATAGTTCAATATTCTTGTTCCATTACAGAGATGTTATAATATTCGCTACAAAGGAAAGTGTCTTTTTTCACCACCTCATTTGTATGCCCTTTTCAAATCCTagatttaacaataaaatatattttggggATACTCAGgcattcaaaataaatatatttatgaataaaatcttAATGTATTAGAAAGATAGAACAGAAAGTGCTCGATTTGCACTTCACAAAAGAACGACAAACACCATATCTGACATCCGGGTTTGTATATACACTCGCTATGTTGTCCGTCTATGCTTTCTTCCTACATGTAGTTGTCAAATCTTTCGTTTAAATCCGTTAAAATATCCGGAAGCCACAATCGCAATTTCCACAGCTGTTTAAATCTTAAGTCTACATGtagtgatatatatatttttaaatttgtttattaaagGTGTTGGTTCAAATGCAGGTCTTGTAATTTaaggtatatgtacatgtacctcgaCCCTCTACTGAGGGAAAcgacttattttatttttgataaacaagAACCATACAGCTCATAGGGttaattcatgtacatgtacatgttataacaCAATTATTGTATAATCATGAATGCAGGATAatcttgttcattttcttctgcCAATAATGGcaaaaacaagtaaaataataaacaatgattgTAACAGTAAAAATTGTAGTACAGAGAATAACTTTCaaatatatgttactttttTCAAGTATAATAAAGCTGACAAGTGTAAAGGAAATTTCTGTCGTCTGCTTTCTAAGATCAGCTGAGGTTGTTGATAGattattctttaatttctttttattatatatatatatatatatatatatatatatatatatatatatatatatatatatatatatatatcaggcttggggcgaattacattgtaaagtaatgcattacattaccattacttcatgaaattgggcattaaattaccattaccattacttgattttcttgaagtaatgcattacattaccattacatgagtaaagtaatgcattaccattaccattactttttttttttaaagtaaagctaataaagagtttttgcaaatgtttcaaatatacaacactctttaacatatctacagcttcatgctcagtatcaggtttaaattcaatgaataaacaagagtcattctttattttctcaatatataatcatattgtggcaatatgaacaaacatattacataagtaaaatgatatttatagacatttggcatgatacaatataggatatgaaatagagacacaggataacatgcgtaacaaaaaacaatttatgaaataatgttgcggtttttaaaagctaaatatagatatatccccagattacacaaatctttataattttggacacttaattttattaatttataaacagatgattttccccagttatatttcttaatatattataatcgtatttctttttacgaaggacactttaagacaaaagattactgttgcactttatgatcgaagttaaaatgcatccatcttccgggctatactaaataaatgttttgcaggagcagtcaaagcttggactggaaaatactgtttgacgatctttatcttaggatatattaagtgcaataatagattaaatacataaatcttgtattttctatcagtccaaactaatgtacattgtaattaatatacaagagagagagagagagagagagagagagagagagacagacagacagacagacagagacagacagacagagacagacagagagaaagagagagaaattatgtaagatttttttcaaatgggttataatattggaagtgatattgattttcatcatggatggacagtgcgttcattttgcttttaaaggtgcatgtctgtctcttactctattgtgacatagcgaagggaaggggattggggtgtttagcacttcttattacaatagattgttttgatacttagattttccttggggcatagtgtgttgttgacacatttcttattgaagtgcaaactaattggagtaaattgtttaaatgattaaaaactcttagtaacaacactctttaaaatgttatgaaattgtgctgttatctttagtattataaacaattcaaaaatgaattttaaaaaaccttttttaataaaacatgtacaattaaaacatttttttcttaccaggggtaattagaattatttctttcctctttaaaaataaatttaatcaaattcaatttcaactattcatttattcatcacatttttaaaagtgaacatgcataaatatgcatagtaatgcaaagtaatgccatgtaatgccagcattacactagattttggaaagtaatgcattacattagcaatacttgtaatgctaattttgaggcattacacattactagcattactttggaaacatgtaatgcattgcaatgcattaccattacatttagcattaccccaagcctgatatatatatatatatatatatatatatatatatatatatatatatatatatatatatatatatatatatatatatatatatatatatatatatatatatttctttttgcaCAGTTATcgtctttaaaacaaaaagaacaaaGGTGTACTGTCatgtgaattttgaatttaccaggtggcagtaaatataaaaattagatCATGAGTTTTCATGACACTAAGGAAGAATGATGGACAATATTACAATGTATacaacattcaatattttgaatgaGCTTATACTTATTATGGTTTTTAAATGTACAAGACCTGTATAGTTTGTAAGGGTGTGGTGACAATGGTCTAAATAAaacctgggggggggggggtcagtcaAATTATCATTAAATCAATATTGGGTTTATCACTACTTGGTTTAAAGAGaaagtacagctgaaaacactgtttgaataacttcagatttctattgtatcgttaggaaataagatataacgttgattgtaatagttgaaatacataaaaaaaatccctttcacatacttAATTAATTAACGTAATaatgagcttccggaaatttaagggtcgtacaaaccaggagaatcttcgcgagccctgcatgtgtgttttgtttacagtaaatacatgtacgcatgcgtaatagtatagacGGCTGAACCCCGTAACACTTTGCGATTTAAATATGTATGGGTTATacgaaattattaattttaatgaaaaaattagatttatttcatggagaactttgtaattttctgaaagtttgtGCATTCAtaagtagtacaaaaataccgaacccgatcggaaaatttttttcaagtcggttttttgataagatgcgccgtactgtctctttaatgaGAGAAACCATGATTTTGAaggcggttttttttttacaatgcatttattaaacatacacactaagggttttttttctaataacgaAAACAGATTTTGCTAAAAACATGCTGTCAAAACTATGTCAtataaatcttttaattaatttttcattttgtcgaGGACGACGAGGCATGTCATGGCATTACGTGCATCAAAGATTTGCGgtatttttatcaacaacaaaGCGTCCAAACGAAATCCCTACCCAGTAATTAAGACCCAAGCCTATCATCTATTATTCATGCTGTACATCTGCACTGGTTTCTTTGCAGGAAACAGGCCAACACGATACTACTACAGAGGaactgatatattttttaacttataaCAACCCAAACTTGCATGTGTTGTAAAGCACGTTGCGTGGTAAGATGAACGTCCAGCGATCTGTGTAAATGACGGAATGTGTCGGTAGATATCTCAACTGAGAAAGGATGTAATTGGATAATTTGGTACAACGAATTCGAATTCACTCCAGCTTTTACCATGTTGACATTATCAAGAGCGACTTTTATCCAAGTGATTACCGACATTTCCTTTTATCTAGCAGGTAAAAATACGTTGACAAATTCCATGGTTCTAATAAGTAAGCCACTTTTATTATGGATATTTTTGTGCAAATTCTGCGAGTGAATTTATCCATTTATGCCGTTTCTGGGTATCGCAGCACCTCCAAATGATGGTTcgtgttattttatacttttcaTTAAAATGCACTTTTTTAACAGCAGATGGCGCTATTTTGTAGAAGATGGCGAGGGTTTACATAGGATATGCCTTTTACccaattcatttgaatttcattgaaatatctttaaattcaaatttttgtcGATAAATTCGTTATTTCATATGACACACGTATTTCTTTGACGTACACGTGTAGTGTTGTAAGGAGGGTTTTGCAAGAAATGTCAAATAGGtgtctaaaaatattttactttagtgTGTTTCTtgaaaccattttaacaagagcgtggactttgggtagttgtgtcaaacaggatgtgatgtaggcctgtctatttcattgctggtcacttagccatggctctttgaaatcaaccaGATTTGTCTGGATTTTAAGCCAAGACTACACAATCAATGCATATTTCCCTTGAAACcacgtcatttttaacttgttttgacgcacggaatagatagctacgccctactgaaagtctaaggtcttgttaaaatggttctataattttttttaatttcaaagctaaagaaaataaaaataattcataattgctCATTTTcacctgggtttttttcttctttttcccCATTGCAGCAACAGTAATAGCCTTGTTGTTTGCTCTGAACGAATTAAAAGGACTGAAGCCATTCATCCGGGGGTTTTTCTGCGACGaccaaaatctgatgtatcctTACCGAGAAGATTCGGTCTCGACTTTAATGGCAATTGTTGTGTTGATGGTTCCTACAGTCGTCATAGTAAAGTTACATTGATCTGCTATTCttataaaattgtaatatttgtaATGGGAGGGTGTAAATACCACTAATAAACAGTTTTCGTATTGTGAATTTTGTATGTacaaacactgtgccggataattatgccagtgccaaggtggcatttttgcacccgcttaagctgcatatatcgaacAATTCAAATATGCAATATGATAGaacattgcttaaagagttaacaaccacctttgttatcagtgtatctcacctgtcaggtaagatatttacctttcaaaaataaattcctataggaaaataatttttcccataggaaaatcaatattcctataggtaatttgaaatttcctatcggaatacaagaacatcctataggaatttcaattccgataggatttgataaaatccgataggaaaacttaatatcctataggaaaactacgtgtctgaatcaaattcctacaggaattaccattctcctataggaaatataattcctacaggactttaaaaaaaatcctataggattgtcaatatttcctgtaggagagtcaattctcctatgggaattatcattttccgatgggatattaatttttaaaggtaaatatctcacctgtcaggtgaaacacactaaaaacaaaagtggttatatactctctagacaatggtctatcatttggtatacatggatttttccgaaactgcatcttaagcgggtgcaaaaatgccaccttggcactggcataattatccggcacagtgtttacACCTACgtagaaaattcaatatttttttctctccaagAACCATATTAACGAAAACTTAGTATGGCATTTGTAACATTTGATAAAGTATCAAAACACcgccttttttaaatttctaattcgaatatttgtttatgtttagATATGGACATCATTCCaagatttattatttatgtGACAATGCCCATTCGTCTTCGCAAAATATATCCTAGAAGTTGGAATATatggtttacatttttttttccagatattATTTACAGAGGCATTGTTGTTAAAGAActattctcagaaactaaagcCATTTTTGAGAAATTCTTACAATATGGTTGGCTGTTTGCTGCTGGGTTTTACCTTGTGTATGttatttattgaaatagtaaaacTATATGTTGGTCGCCTCAGACCTCATTTTTTGACTGTGTGTCAACCGAATATTTCTACCTCCAATTGCTCAAAGACATTCATAACGAGCTATACCTGTCAAGGAAGTGATCTAGATGCCATTTATGATTCAAGGTAAAATTATATCTTTCGTTTATTTGTTACACGTTCATTAAATGTAATGTTCTGCAGCGACAAACATGTTCATCTCTATATAATTCTCGAAGGGTTTGTGATGAAATAAACACAACTACATTATTTGTAGGAGACCATGCGATTGGTGTAAttgacatatttatatttttaaaaacgaaTATTGTGTATAATTTATACAGAAAATCTTTTCCGTCTGGCCACAGTGGCGCCGCATGGAACGTGATGACATATCTAGCGGTGAGTACCATTCAAAAAAATCTAGTGTGACGTAGTGTCCAGATCGCTAATGTAACGGCTCATAAATGGAATTCTGGCTTTCTCGAGTATTATAATTTTAGAAAGTAAATTATCTAGTCAGTTGTTGATTTTTGTCACCAGGTTATCAAATCTTTTCATAATGACAACtgataaacaaaacacaaactattATCTGATCCATTGGTACTATAAATTTTAGTGTTTACTAATTGGCTAACAATATTTTTGAGTGAACATTTTACCATGAACTCTGACCAGATACTAGTATTAATCATAAAGTAGGGGGTATGTACATCTGTTTAAATGCGTTTATTGTAGTAGCCGCCTTTGATTATTGCAAAATTTTGACTAAAATATCAATAACTTAAACATCGTTTTTATTGTGGATTGACCTGACGTCATTGATTATTGATTAATAAATCTTACACaagaatatattttcatagatGTATATACATTTTCGGATTCTCACAAACTGGCCAAGACTTCGTGTTTTCTGCCCTATACTACAATTAGCAGCCATATGTTTGGCTGCTTACGTCAGCATCAGTCGTCTGCAAGATTACAAACACCATACTGGTGACGTCATAGGTGGTGGTATTATTGGGATAGTTTTTACTTTATCTGCGGTAAGCAGCaaaaacttatttatttcatGCTTTCTTAAACATATCAGTTTCTCGTTATTATAACACGACAGAAACAACACGTTGTTTCTATTAGCTCTCTAAACGTTACCTGCTGTTTGTTGTTCATTTCGTTCGTTGTATAGATCTATCAAAACCCAAAGGCTAGGCGGGGTTTTCTGAGAGGAGGTTATGATCAGGCCGACTTTGGTGACACAATGGACACTGTCATCTGTACAGAGCTGCATCAAGCCAACAGTAAACCCAGAACGACTCCGAATGGCCAGACATAACAGTACGGGGTCGTCGAATGACAAGATATAGTCGGAAGGTATCATCTAATGACCAGGAATATCTGGATGGGATCCAGTGGCGATTCTAGTCCCTGTCGGTGCTAATTCTTTTCGCTGTGGATTTCAGGAAGTCGACCCTCAACAATAAAACTAGAAAACTCTTGTtatattcagaaatatttttaatcgttgttttgtacatttttacgtaCAAGTGAATAATATAGATGTAGATGTTAAAAGTACTTATTGTTATCTTTATACTTTTTATACTGCAGATCTTATATTTACCCAgtattatgaaaattaaaatacaatgaGGACTAAAGACCATGAGTGTGGTATTCTTTTCTCTTTAAAGAACGTAGGGGAATAAGCCGAGTCATAAACACACTGAAGTCCAATTGAAAAACCCACGATTTTCTTTCATTCAAATATTACTTTTGCTATATTTATTAAGCATGTGTTATCATTTGCGTTCAGTATTGCAAAAGCCTTCAAAAATTGACTtcaaatttaattgatattaagacataaaaatatgtatatgcaAACTGAGCaacaaaatgttaatgaaatCGGATGTTCGGACTATAGtgttttatagagtgggtcatcacacaattttttttaagaacgtatactgataaataaaaaaaaagaggtaAATGTCTatcctttttaattttcaaaaaaatggtACCAATACGCACTctatggtaaaaaaaacaagttttctCCCTTCCATTCATGACGATCATCATTAAATGGACAAGACCGAATAATGTCTGCGTAATACTAAATTGAGTTTGTTATTAACTGGACTAAAACATATGATTCCGTGGTGAAGCGGTTAGCGAGGAGTTCTTGGAACATAAGTATGTTGAAGCAGGTGGTCGATTCCAATGAAtcgtgttttaaatatttttctatatctttgtTTACTTTGTGTAAATTCGAAAAACTCATTTGACTTAAAGAAAGTAAAAATTGCGTTATCAATTAAACACAATCATgtccttaattattttatagttttttagctcacctgagctgaaagctcaagtgagctattctgatcacattttgtctgtcgtccgtccgtccgtctgtccgtaaacttttcacattttcaacatcttctcagccactactgggccaatttcaaccaaacttggcacaaatcatccttaggcaaaggggattcaaaattgtgaaaattaagggccacacccgttttcaagtggagataattagaaattaataaaaaaaaatcaagaatttttcaaaaatcttcttctcaag is part of the Crassostrea angulata isolate pt1a10 chromosome 3, ASM2561291v2, whole genome shotgun sequence genome and encodes:
- the LOC128176317 gene encoding phospholipid phosphatase 3-like, with amino-acid sequence MLTLSRATFIQVITDISFYLAATVIALLFALNELKGLKPFIRGFFCDDQNLMYPYREDSVSTLMAIVVLMVPTVVIILFTEALLLKNYSQKLKPFLRNSYNMVGCLLLGFTLCMLFIEIVKLYVGRLRPHFLTVCQPNISTSNCSKTFITSYTCQGSDLDAIYDSRKSFPSGHSGAAWNVMTYLAMYIHFRILTNWPRLRVFCPILQLAAICLAAYVSISRLQDYKHHTGDVIGGGIIGIVFTLSAIYQNPKARRGFLRGGYDQADFGDTMDTVICTELHQANSKPRTTPNGQT